The following coding sequences lie in one Sinorhizobium fredii USDA 257 genomic window:
- a CDS encoding efflux RND transporter permease subunit — MPSFFIDRPIFAWVVAIFIMVAGIIAVPLLPVSQYPDVAPPQISINANYPGASSQDTYQSVTRLIEDELNGVEGLLYFESTSSSSGSVEINATFAPGTDPSQASVDIQNRVQRVEPRLPDSVKQQGVQVDEAGSGFLLIISLTSTDGSMDAIALGDYLSRNVLSEIQRVPGVGRAQMFATERSMRVWLDPDKMLGLNLTAADVTAAIQAQNAQIASGSIGAQPNPITQQISAPVVIKGQLSSPAEFGAIVLRANADGSAVRLRDVARIEIGGESYSFSTRLNGKPSAAIAVQLSPSGNAISTSEAIKARMDELAEFFPPGLEYSVPYDTSPFVAVSIQKVVETLVEAVALVFLVMFLFLQNIRYTIIPTLVVPVALLGTCAVMLAMGFSINVLTMFGMVLAIGILVDDAIIVVENVERIMSEEGLTPKEATRKAMKQITGAVIGITLVLASVFIPMAFFPGAVGVIYRQFSLTMVVSILFSAFLALSLTPALCASFLKQVPKGHHHAKRGFFGWFNRGFDRTSRGYTGLVGRMVTRTGRFMIIYLALLGGLAWAFLQLPSSFLPDEDQGFVIVMMQLPSEATANRTTEVIEQAETIFGQEPAVDTIVAINGFSFFGTGQNAGLAFVTLKDWSERDANNAAQSIAGRATMAMSQIKDAISFALSPPAIQGLGTTGGFSFRLQDRAGLGEAALAEARDQLLGLASQSKVVTGVRFEGMPDAAQVNVLIDREKANTFGVTFADINSTISTNLGSSYVNDFPNAGRMQRVTVQADEGQRMQTADLLNLNVRNSNDGMVPLSAFASIEWIKAPTQTVGYNGYPAVRISGEAAPGYSSGDAITEMERLAAELPAGFGYEWTGQSLQEIQSGSQAPLLIALSCLLVFLCLAALYESWSIPVAVIMVVPLGVIGAVLAVMMRDMPNDVYFKVGLIAIIGLSAKNAILIIEFAKELREQGKSLIDATLEAVHLRFRPILMTSLAFTLGVLPLAIATGASSGSQRAIGTGVMGGMISATVLAIFFVPVFFVFVMKLFGRWKATGAAPQATSESATPAE; from the coding sequence ATGCCCAGTTTTTTCATAGACAGGCCGATCTTTGCCTGGGTGGTGGCGATCTTCATCATGGTCGCCGGCATCATCGCCGTTCCGCTGCTGCCCGTTTCGCAGTATCCGGACGTCGCCCCGCCGCAGATCTCGATCAACGCCAACTATCCGGGCGCCTCGTCGCAGGACACCTATCAGAGCGTCACGCGGCTGATCGAGGATGAGCTGAACGGCGTCGAGGGCCTGCTTTACTTCGAATCGACGTCGAGTTCCTCGGGCTCGGTCGAGATCAACGCCACCTTCGCCCCGGGCACCGACCCCAGCCAGGCCTCGGTCGATATCCAGAACCGGGTGCAGCGGGTCGAGCCGCGCCTGCCCGATTCGGTCAAGCAGCAGGGCGTCCAGGTGGACGAGGCCGGCTCCGGCTTTCTGCTGATCATCTCGCTGACTTCGACGGATGGGTCGATGGACGCGATCGCCCTCGGCGATTACTTGAGCCGCAACGTCTTGAGCGAAATCCAGCGCGTGCCCGGCGTCGGCCGCGCCCAGATGTTCGCGACCGAGCGGTCGATGCGCGTCTGGCTCGATCCGGACAAGATGCTCGGCCTCAACCTCACCGCCGCGGACGTGACCGCAGCGATCCAGGCGCAGAACGCCCAGATCGCCTCCGGCTCGATCGGCGCCCAGCCGAACCCGATCACCCAGCAGATCAGTGCCCCGGTGGTGATCAAGGGCCAGCTTTCCTCGCCGGCGGAATTCGGTGCCATCGTGCTTCGGGCGAACGCCGACGGCTCCGCCGTGCGGCTGCGCGACGTCGCCCGCATCGAGATCGGCGGCGAGAGCTATTCCTTCTCGACACGCCTCAACGGCAAGCCCTCGGCGGCCATCGCCGTGCAGCTCTCGCCGAGCGGCAACGCGATCTCGACCTCGGAGGCGATCAAGGCTCGCATGGACGAACTCGCCGAGTTCTTCCCGCCGGGGCTTGAATATTCCGTTCCCTACGACACCTCGCCCTTCGTCGCCGTCTCGATCCAGAAGGTCGTCGAAACGCTCGTCGAAGCCGTGGCGCTCGTCTTCCTGGTGATGTTCCTGTTCCTGCAGAACATCCGCTATACGATCATCCCGACGCTGGTCGTGCCGGTCGCCCTTCTCGGCACCTGCGCGGTCATGCTGGCGATGGGCTTTTCCATCAACGTCTTGACGATGTTCGGCATGGTGCTGGCGATCGGCATCCTCGTCGACGACGCGATCATCGTCGTCGAAAACGTCGAGCGCATCATGTCGGAGGAGGGCCTGACGCCGAAGGAGGCGACCCGCAAGGCGATGAAGCAGATCACCGGCGCGGTCATCGGCATCACCCTCGTGCTCGCCTCGGTGTTCATCCCGATGGCCTTCTTCCCGGGTGCGGTCGGGGTGATCTATCGCCAGTTCAGCCTGACCATGGTCGTTTCGATCCTGTTCTCGGCGTTTCTTGCACTGTCGCTGACGCCGGCGCTCTGCGCGAGCTTCCTGAAGCAGGTACCGAAGGGCCATCACCACGCCAAGCGCGGCTTTTTCGGCTGGTTCAACCGCGGCTTCGACCGGACCTCGCGCGGCTATACCGGCCTTGTCGGACGCATGGTGACGCGCACCGGCCGGTTCATGATCATCTACCTGGCGCTGCTCGGTGGCCTCGCCTGGGCCTTCCTGCAACTTCCCTCATCCTTCCTGCCGGACGAGGACCAGGGCTTTGTCATCGTCATGATGCAGCTGCCGTCCGAAGCCACAGCGAACCGAACGACCGAGGTCATTGAACAGGCGGAGACGATCTTCGGGCAGGAGCCGGCGGTCGACACGATCGTCGCGATCAACGGCTTCTCCTTCTTCGGCACCGGCCAGAATGCGGGGCTTGCCTTCGTGACGCTGAAGGACTGGAGCGAGCGGGACGCGAACAACGCCGCCCAGTCGATCGCCGGCCGCGCGACGATGGCGATGAGCCAGATCAAGGATGCGATCAGCTTCGCGCTGTCGCCGCCGGCAATCCAGGGTCTCGGCACCACCGGCGGCTTCTCCTTCCGCCTGCAGGACCGTGCCGGTCTCGGCGAAGCGGCGCTGGCTGAAGCGCGCGACCAGCTCCTCGGCCTTGCCTCTCAGAGCAAGGTGGTGACAGGCGTCCGCTTCGAGGGGATGCCCGATGCGGCACAAGTCAATGTGCTTATCGACCGGGAGAAGGCGAATACCTTCGGCGTCACCTTTGCCGACATCAACTCGACGATCTCGACCAATCTCGGCTCGTCCTATGTCAACGACTTCCCGAATGCCGGCCGCATGCAGCGCGTGACGGTGCAGGCGGACGAGGGTCAGCGTATGCAGACGGCCGATCTCCTGAACCTCAATGTCCGCAATTCGAACGACGGCATGGTTCCGCTCTCGGCTTTCGCCAGCATCGAATGGATCAAGGCCCCGACTCAGACCGTCGGCTACAATGGCTATCCGGCGGTCCGCATCAGTGGCGAAGCGGCTCCCGGCTATTCCTCCGGCGATGCGATCACGGAAATGGAGCGGCTGGCGGCTGAGCTCCCGGCGGGCTTCGGCTACGAATGGACGGGCCAGTCGCTGCAGGAGATCCAGTCGGGCTCGCAGGCGCCGCTCCTGATTGCGCTTTCGTGCCTGCTCGTCTTCCTATGCCTGGCGGCGCTCTACGAGAGCTGGTCCATCCCGGTCGCCGTCATCATGGTCGTGCCGCTCGGCGTCATCGGTGCGGTGCTGGCGGTGATGATGCGCGACATGCCGAACGACGTTTACTTCAAGGTCGGCCTGATCGCGATCATCGGTCTCTCGGCGAAGAACGCCATCCTGATCATCGAGTTCGCCAAGGAACTCCGCGAACAGGGCAAGTCGCTGATCGACGCGACGCTCGAAGCCGTGCACCTGCGCTTCCGAC
- a CDS encoding efflux RND transporter periplasmic adaptor subunit: MHMNRPILAVSLATVLFLAGCQKNEEQAAAPPFPPAAVAVFTTAAEPLPITNELPGRITPTRIAEVRPRISGIVVERVFEQGTMVKEGDVLYQIDPAPFQVKVDSAEATLRRAQAVADQAKRTADRQSRLKDAQFAAVQQFDDAIAALAQAEADVGIAEAGLAEAKLNLQYANVTAPISGRIGRALITEGALVSASDTQNLATIQQLDPIYADFTQSATDLIRLRKALKDGQLISGKNEAEVQLILDDGTPYGLKGRLLFSEAAVDATTGQVTLRGEFPNPNNDLLPGMYVRVQIQQGLEKDAITVPQQAVQRNNAGQSQVYVVTADKKVEFRNVTLGRTVGERWQVTAGLKAGEKVIVEGFQKIGPGAAVEPSDWNPNSKPGTGQQSAAAAGDKSATAVK, translated from the coding sequence ATGCATATGAACCGACCGATACTGGCCGTCTCTCTGGCAACCGTGCTGTTTCTCGCCGGTTGCCAGAAGAATGAAGAACAGGCTGCCGCCCCGCCCTTTCCTCCGGCGGCGGTCGCCGTCTTCACGACGGCGGCGGAGCCCTTGCCGATCACCAATGAGCTTCCCGGGCGCATTACGCCGACGCGAATAGCCGAGGTTCGGCCGCGCATTTCCGGCATCGTCGTCGAACGGGTGTTCGAGCAGGGCACGATGGTCAAGGAAGGCGACGTGCTCTACCAGATCGATCCCGCGCCATTTCAGGTCAAGGTCGACAGCGCCGAGGCCACGCTGAGGCGGGCACAGGCAGTAGCCGACCAGGCCAAGCGGACCGCCGACCGGCAGTCGCGGCTGAAGGACGCGCAGTTCGCGGCCGTGCAGCAGTTCGACGACGCGATTGCCGCGCTTGCCCAGGCCGAGGCCGATGTCGGCATTGCCGAGGCGGGCCTCGCCGAGGCGAAGCTCAACCTGCAATACGCCAATGTCACCGCGCCGATCAGCGGCCGGATCGGCCGGGCGCTGATCACCGAGGGCGCCCTCGTCAGCGCGAGCGACACACAGAACCTGGCAACGATCCAGCAGCTCGACCCGATCTATGCCGACTTCACGCAGTCGGCGACCGACCTCATCCGCCTGCGCAAGGCCCTCAAGGACGGCCAGCTCATCAGCGGCAAGAACGAAGCGGAGGTGCAGCTCATCCTCGACGACGGCACGCCCTACGGCTTGAAGGGCCGGCTGCTCTTTTCCGAGGCGGCCGTCGACGCGACGACCGGCCAGGTGACGCTACGCGGCGAATTCCCCAATCCCAACAACGATCTGCTACCGGGGATGTATGTGCGCGTGCAGATCCAGCAGGGGCTGGAAAAGGACGCGATTACTGTTCCCCAGCAGGCGGTGCAGCGCAACAATGCCGGCCAATCCCAGGTCTATGTGGTCACCGCCGACAAGAAGGTCGAGTTCCGCAACGTCACGCTTGGGCGGACGGTCGGCGAGCGTTGGCAGGTGACCGCCGGTCTCAAGGCCGGTGAGAAGGTCATCGTCGAGGGCTTCCAGAAAATTGGCCCCGGCGCGGCGGTTGAACCCTCCGACTGGAACCCGAACTCCAAGCCCGGTACCGGGCAGCAGAGCGCGGCTGCCGCCGGCGACAAGTCCGCCACCGCAGTGAAGTGA
- a CDS encoding ABC transporter ATP-binding protein has protein sequence MGSLQLKSIRKAYGGHEVLKGIDLEVQDGEFVIFVGPSGCGKSTLLRTIAGLEDATSGSVQIDGVEVGHVAPAKRGIAMVFQSYALYPHLTVKDNMGLGLKQAGVPKAEIDEKVGKAAGMLSLQPYLARRPAELSGGQRQRVAIGRAIVREPKLFLFDEPLSNLDAALRVNTRLEIARLHRSLSATMIYVTHDQVEAMTLADKIVVLNGGRIEQVGSPMELYNRPANLFVAGFIGSPQMNLIDGDRFGDGTAKTVGIRPEHIGLSRDGGDWKAKVIHVEHLGADTIVYLESDAVGLLTVRLFGEHRYAADDVVHATPVIGGMHRFDADGRAIGSGH, from the coding sequence GTGGGATCTCTGCAACTTAAATCCATCCGCAAGGCCTATGGCGGCCATGAAGTGCTGAAGGGCATCGACCTCGAGGTGCAGGACGGCGAATTCGTCATCTTCGTCGGTCCGTCGGGCTGCGGAAAATCGACCCTGCTTAGGACCATCGCCGGCCTCGAGGACGCGACGTCCGGAAGTGTGCAGATCGACGGTGTCGAAGTCGGCCATGTCGCACCCGCCAAGCGCGGCATCGCCATGGTCTTCCAGTCCTATGCGCTCTACCCGCACCTGACGGTGAAGGACAATATGGGTCTCGGGCTGAAGCAGGCCGGTGTGCCGAAGGCCGAGATCGACGAGAAGGTCGGCAAGGCGGCCGGCATGCTGTCGCTGCAGCCCTACCTCGCCCGCCGCCCGGCCGAGCTTTCCGGCGGGCAGCGCCAGCGCGTGGCGATCGGCCGCGCCATCGTGCGCGAGCCGAAACTCTTCCTTTTCGACGAGCCGCTATCGAACCTTGACGCGGCGCTGCGCGTCAACACGCGCCTGGAAATCGCCCGGCTACATCGCAGTCTCAGCGCAACGATGATCTATGTCACCCACGACCAGGTCGAGGCGATGACGCTGGCGGACAAGATCGTCGTCTTGAACGGAGGCCGCATCGAGCAGGTCGGCTCGCCGATGGAACTCTACAACCGTCCCGCCAATCTCTTCGTCGCGGGCTTCATCGGCTCGCCGCAGATGAACCTCATCGACGGCGACCGGTTCGGCGACGGTACGGCGAAGACTGTCGGCATTCGCCCCGAACATATCGGCCTCTCGCGGGACGGAGGCGACTGGAAGGCGAAAGTTATCCACGTCGAGCATCTCGGCGCCGACACCATCGTCTATCTCGAGTCCGACGCGGTTGGGCTGCTGACGGTGCGGCTCTTCGGCGAGCACCGCTATGCGGCGGACGACGTCGTCCATGCCACTCCGGTGATTGGCGGCATGCACCGCTTCGACGCCGATGGCCGGGCGATCGGTTCCGGCCATTGA
- a CDS encoding Gfo/Idh/MocA family protein has product MNSSANPIRVLVAGLGNMGRSHALAYHENPGFEIAGLVNRSKVELPGALSGYEIVPSFSEALLELRPELCSINTYSDSHAAYAVTAMEAGCHVFVEKPLATTVADAERVVACARANGRKLIVGYILRHHPSWMRLIAEARKLGPPYVFRMNLNQQSSGPTWATHKSLMQTTAPIVDCGVHYVDVMCQITDARPVEVRGMGLRLSNEIAADMYNYGHLQVIFEDGSAGWYEAGWGPMISETAFFVKDVISPNGAVSIVMDQAARSDDIDVHTKTAVIRLHSAATGPDGRFLKPDEDLQMEGEPGHQDLCDREQAFVFKAIREDINLDRHMDDAVQSLKICLAADESVRTGRPVKL; this is encoded by the coding sequence ATGAATTCTTCCGCAAATCCGATCCGCGTCCTCGTCGCCGGGCTCGGCAACATGGGACGCAGCCATGCCCTTGCCTATCACGAAAATCCCGGCTTCGAGATAGCCGGCCTCGTCAACCGCTCCAAGGTCGAGCTGCCGGGCGCACTTTCCGGCTACGAGATCGTGCCCTCTTTCAGTGAGGCGCTTCTCGAACTCAGGCCGGAGCTCTGCTCGATCAACACCTATTCGGACAGCCACGCGGCCTATGCGGTGACAGCGATGGAAGCAGGCTGCCATGTCTTCGTCGAAAAGCCGCTGGCAACGACGGTCGCCGATGCGGAACGCGTCGTCGCCTGCGCCCGGGCCAACGGCCGCAAGCTCATCGTCGGCTATATCCTGCGCCACCATCCGTCCTGGATGCGGTTGATCGCCGAGGCGCGGAAGCTCGGGCCGCCCTATGTGTTCCGCATGAACCTGAACCAGCAGTCGAGCGGGCCGACCTGGGCAACGCACAAGTCGCTGATGCAGACGACGGCGCCGATCGTCGACTGCGGTGTCCACTATGTCGACGTGATGTGCCAGATCACCGATGCGAGGCCCGTCGAGGTGCGCGGCATGGGCCTGAGGCTCTCGAACGAGATCGCCGCCGACATGTACAATTATGGCCACCTGCAGGTCATTTTCGAGGACGGTTCGGCCGGCTGGTACGAGGCCGGCTGGGGACCGATGATCTCCGAGACCGCCTTCTTCGTGAAGGACGTGATTTCGCCGAACGGCGCGGTATCGATCGTCATGGACCAGGCCGCCAGGTCCGACGACATCGACGTGCACACCAAGACCGCGGTCATCCGCCTGCACAGCGCGGCGACCGGTCCGGACGGCCGCTTCCTCAAGCCCGACGAGGACCTCCAGATGGAAGGCGAACCGGGCCACCAGGACCTTTGCGACCGCGAACAGGCTTTCGTGTTCAAGGCCATTCGCGAAGACATCAATCTCGACCGGCATATGGACGATGCGGTGCAGTCGCTCAAGATCTGCCTGGCGGCGGACGAAAGCGTTCGCACCGGCAGGCCGGTCAAGCTCTAA
- a CDS encoding carbohydrate ABC transporter permease: MSKARTSIARTGAVHFALIAYTLVALFPVFLTIANSFKSRNAIFREPLAFPTPESFSLIGYETVLKQGDFLGYFHNSVVVTVVSIALVLLFGAMAAFALSEYRFRGNTLMGLYLALGIMIPIRLGTVAILQGMAATNLVNTLTALILVYTAQGLPLAVFILSEFMRTVSDDLKNAGRIDGLSEYAIFFRLVLPLVRPAMATVAVFTMIPIWNDLWFPLILAPAEATKTVTLGSQIFIGQFVTNWNAVLSALSLAIFPVLVLYVIFSRQLIRGITAGAVK; this comes from the coding sequence ATGTCGAAAGCAAGAACCTCCATCGCCCGGACCGGCGCCGTCCATTTCGCGTTGATCGCCTACACGCTCGTGGCGCTGTTCCCGGTATTCCTGACGATCGCCAACTCATTCAAGAGCCGCAATGCGATCTTCCGCGAGCCGCTGGCGTTCCCGACGCCCGAGAGCTTCAGCCTGATCGGCTACGAGACGGTGCTGAAGCAGGGCGACTTCCTCGGCTATTTCCACAACAGCGTCGTCGTCACCGTCGTGTCGATTGCGCTCGTGCTGCTGTTCGGCGCCATGGCCGCCTTCGCGCTGTCCGAGTACCGGTTCCGCGGCAACACGCTGATGGGGCTCTATCTGGCGCTCGGCATCATGATCCCGATCCGGCTCGGCACGGTGGCGATCCTGCAGGGCATGGCGGCGACGAACCTCGTCAACACGCTGACGGCGCTGATCCTCGTCTACACGGCGCAGGGCCTGCCGCTCGCCGTCTTCATCCTGTCGGAATTCATGCGCACCGTCTCGGACGACCTGAAGAACGCCGGCCGCATCGACGGGCTGTCGGAGTATGCGATCTTCTTCCGGCTGGTGCTGCCGCTGGTGCGGCCCGCCATGGCGACGGTGGCCGTCTTTACCATGATCCCGATCTGGAACGACCTGTGGTTCCCGCTGATCCTGGCTCCGGCGGAAGCGACGAAGACCGTGACGCTCGGCTCTCAGATCTTCATCGGGCAGTTCGTCACCAACTGGAACGCGGTTCTTTCGGCTCTTTCGCTGGCGATCTTCCCGGTGCTCGTCCTCTACGTCATCTTCTCGCGGCAGCTGATCCGCGGCATCACGGCAGGAGCGGTCAAATGA
- a CDS encoding carbohydrate ABC transporter permease, giving the protein MKPSETTTDVSELKRPRRWHILVFLLPALVVYTAVMILPLIETLRQSFYNTVDGQYGFVGLGNFKVLFGDPRWAADFWNALRNNFVFFLIHMVVQNPIGIALAAMLSIPKLRFSAFYRTAIFLPTLLSFVIVGFIWKLILSPIWGVAPYLMDLVGLKWLFAPWLGRPDSALIAVSLISVWQYIGIPMMLIYAALLNIPDEVIEAAELDGVTGWSQFWKIKLPLILPAIGIISILTFVGNFNAFDLIYTVQGALAGPDKSTDILGTLLYRTFFGFQLQLGDRSMGATIAAIMFLIILAGVSLYLFAIQRRMRRYQF; this is encoded by the coding sequence ATGAAACCAAGTGAAACCACAACGGACGTCAGCGAGCTGAAGCGCCCCCGCCGCTGGCATATCCTCGTCTTTCTGCTGCCGGCTCTGGTCGTCTACACGGCGGTGATGATCCTGCCGTTGATCGAGACGCTGCGGCAATCCTTCTACAACACCGTCGACGGCCAATATGGCTTCGTGGGGCTTGGCAATTTCAAGGTCCTGTTCGGCGATCCGCGCTGGGCGGCGGATTTCTGGAACGCCCTTCGGAACAACTTCGTTTTCTTCCTGATCCACATGGTGGTGCAGAATCCGATCGGCATTGCGCTCGCCGCCATGCTGTCGATCCCGAAGCTGCGCTTCAGTGCCTTCTACCGGACGGCGATCTTCCTGCCGACGCTCCTGTCCTTCGTCATCGTCGGCTTCATCTGGAAGCTCATACTCTCGCCGATCTGGGGCGTCGCCCCCTATCTGATGGATCTCGTCGGCCTCAAATGGCTGTTCGCGCCCTGGCTCGGCAGGCCCGATTCGGCGCTGATCGCCGTGTCGCTGATCTCGGTCTGGCAATATATCGGCATCCCGATGATGCTGATCTATGCGGCGCTCCTCAACATCCCCGACGAGGTGATCGAGGCGGCGGAACTCGACGGCGTCACCGGCTGGAGCCAGTTCTGGAAGATCAAGCTGCCGCTGATCCTGCCGGCGATCGGCATCATCTCGATCCTGACCTTCGTCGGCAACTTCAACGCCTTCGACCTGATCTACACGGTGCAGGGGGCGCTGGCCGGCCCGGACAAGTCGACGGACATTCTCGGCACCTTGCTCTACCGCACCTTCTTCGGGTTCCAGCTCCAACTCGGCGACCGGTCGATGGGCGCGACGATCGCGGCGATCATGTTCCTGATCATCTTGGCCGGCGTGTCGCTCTATCTCTTCGCCATCCAGCGCCGCATGCGCCGCTACCAGTTCTGA
- a CDS encoding ABC transporter substrate-binding protein has translation MTRTTIKGLLLASSILGSAGLAQAQDVTLTIESWRNDDLAIWQEKLIPAFEAKNPGIKIVFSPSAPTEYNAALNAKLDAGSAGDLITCRPFDASLELYNKKHLADLTGLPGMENFSDVAKSAWTTDDGKASFCVPMASVIHGFIYNKDAFDQLKLSVPTTEEEFFAVLDKIKADGNYIPMAMGTKDLWEAATMGYQNIGPNYWKGEEGRLALIKGEQKLTDEPWVEPYRVLAKWKDYLGDGFEAQTYPDSQNLFTLGRAAIYPAGSWEISGFNTQAQFKMGAFPPPVKKAGDTCYISDHNDIGIGLNAKSPNAEAAKTFLTWVASPEFAEIYANALPGFFSLNSTAVKMTDPLAQEFVSWREKCKPTIRSTYQILSRGTPNLENETWVESANVINGTDTPEVAAKKLQDGLDSWYKPAK, from the coding sequence ATGACCCGTACGACAATCAAAGGCTTGCTGCTTGCATCGAGCATTCTCGGCTCGGCCGGACTTGCGCAGGCGCAGGACGTGACGCTGACCATCGAGAGCTGGCGCAATGACGACCTGGCGATCTGGCAGGAAAAGCTCATCCCCGCTTTTGAAGCCAAGAACCCCGGCATCAAGATCGTCTTCTCGCCGTCCGCGCCGACCGAGTACAACGCGGCGCTGAACGCCAAGCTCGACGCAGGCTCGGCCGGCGACCTCATCACCTGCCGCCCGTTCGACGCCTCGCTCGAACTCTATAACAAGAAGCACCTCGCCGACCTGACCGGATTGCCGGGCATGGAGAACTTCTCCGACGTCGCCAAGTCCGCCTGGACGACCGATGACGGCAAGGCGAGCTTCTGCGTGCCGATGGCCTCGGTCATCCACGGCTTCATCTACAACAAGGACGCCTTCGACCAGCTCAAGCTTTCCGTGCCGACGACCGAGGAGGAGTTCTTCGCCGTGCTCGACAAGATCAAGGCCGACGGCAACTACATCCCCATGGCCATGGGCACCAAGGATCTCTGGGAGGCCGCGACCATGGGCTACCAGAATATCGGCCCGAACTACTGGAAGGGCGAGGAAGGCCGCCTGGCGCTCATCAAGGGCGAGCAGAAGCTTACCGATGAGCCATGGGTCGAACCGTACCGCGTACTCGCCAAGTGGAAGGATTATCTGGGTGACGGCTTCGAGGCCCAGACCTATCCGGACAGCCAGAACCTCTTCACGCTCGGCCGCGCCGCGATCTACCCGGCCGGCTCCTGGGAAATCTCCGGCTTCAATACCCAGGCGCAGTTCAAGATGGGCGCATTCCCGCCGCCGGTGAAGAAGGCTGGCGACACCTGCTACATCTCCGACCACAACGATATCGGCATCGGCCTCAACGCCAAGAGCCCCAATGCGGAGGCCGCCAAGACCTTCCTGACCTGGGTCGCGTCGCCGGAATTCGCGGAGATCTACGCAAACGCCCTGCCCGGCTTCTTCAGCCTGAACTCGACCGCCGTGAAGATGACCGACCCGCTCGCCCAGGAATTCGTTTCCTGGCGTGAAAAGTGCAAGCCGACGATCCGCTCGACCTACCAGATTCTGTCGCGCGGCACGCCGAACCTCGAAAACGAGACCTGGGTGGAATCGGCCAACGTGATCAACGGCACCGACACGCCGGAAGTCGCCGCCAAGAAGCTGCAGGACGGCCTCGACAGCTGGTACAAGCCGGCAAAATAA
- a CDS encoding N-acetylmuramic acid 6-phosphate etherase: MPAAKTEQRHDNAKGLDTMDPALALRVLASGQQAAAKAVDAAVESIAAAAAVAASVLSAGGRLAYAGAGSSGLMAMADALELPGTYGISQEQIIILLAGGAASLSDLAGGYEDDTELARDDIRKAGIQTGDCLISVSASGSTPYALAAADEARQRGAKVIGVANNGGAPLFEKADVAILLQTPPEVISGSTRMGAGTAQKIAFNMFSTLVGIHLGHVLDGHMVNLRADNIKLRGRAVRIVSDITGVGADEAERLIDETSGSVKLAILLASGAKDVVAAETALDKANQNLRRAIAIVSA; encoded by the coding sequence ATGCCGGCAGCCAAGACCGAACAGCGCCACGATAACGCCAAAGGCCTGGACACGATGGATCCGGCGCTGGCGCTTCGCGTTCTCGCTTCCGGCCAGCAGGCGGCAGCCAAGGCGGTCGATGCGGCGGTCGAGTCGATTGCGGCCGCGGCTGCAGTTGCCGCAAGCGTGCTTTCCGCCGGCGGCCGGCTCGCCTATGCGGGCGCCGGCAGCTCCGGCCTGATGGCCATGGCGGACGCCCTCGAACTGCCGGGCACCTATGGCATTTCCCAGGAACAGATCATCATTCTTCTCGCCGGCGGCGCCGCAAGCCTGAGCGATCTCGCCGGCGGCTACGAGGACGATACCGAGCTTGCACGCGACGACATCCGCAAGGCCGGCATTCAGACCGGCGACTGCCTGATCTCGGTCTCCGCCAGTGGCTCGACCCCCTACGCGCTTGCCGCCGCCGACGAGGCGAGGCAGCGCGGCGCCAAGGTCATCGGCGTGGCCAACAACGGGGGCGCGCCGCTCTTCGAGAAAGCAGATGTCGCAATCCTGCTGCAGACGCCGCCGGAGGTGATTTCCGGCTCGACGCGGATGGGCGCCGGCACGGCACAGAAGATCGCCTTCAACATGTTCTCGACGCTCGTCGGAATCCATCTCGGCCACGTGCTCGACGGCCACATGGTCAATCTGCGGGCCGACAATATCAAGCTTCGCGGCCGTGCCGTGCGGATCGTCTCGGACATCACCGGCGTCGGCGCCGACGAAGCCGAAAGGCTGATCGATGAAACTTCCGGATCGGTCAAGCTGGCGATCCTGCTCGCCTCCGGCGCCAAGGATGTGGTGGCGGCCGAGACGGCACTCGATAAGGCCAATCAGAATTTGCGCCGGGCGATCGCCATCGTCTCGGCCTGA